The genomic window CCGCAGCACCTCCGGCTCGGCGTCCTTCGAATCCCCGAGCACCTTCTGCACGACGGCGTACCCGCGTGCCAGGGTCGCGGCCGGACCGAGTGTCGTCAACCGGGCCCGCAGATGTTCGACGGTGGTCGACTCGGCCCCGATCGCGCGCTGTACGTCGCGGCGGGCGGCGTCGCGCAGCCGCTCCACCTCGTCGGCGCGGCGGTCGATCGATTGCAGCGGGTCGGCGAGTACCGGCCGGCTGCGCAGCTGCTCGACACGGTGATGTTCCCGTTCGACCCAGTTCCGCAGTGCTGCCGCGCTGCGCTCCCGCAACTCCGACACGAGGGCCTGCTCGGCGACGGCGTCGGGCACCACCCGCTTGGCGGCATCGGTGGGTGTCGCGGCCCGCACATCGGCGACGTGGTCGCTGAGCGGGCTGTCCGGCTCGTGGCCGATCGCGCTCACGACCGGGGTGGTGCACGCGACGATCGCGCGGCACAGGGTTTCGTCGGAGAACGGCAGCAGGTCCTCGACGCTGCCGCCGCCGCGGGCCAGGACGATCACGTCGACGGCCGGGTCGGCGTCGAGTTCCTCGAGTGCCGCGACGATCTGCGGCACCGCCGTCGGCCCCTGCACGGTGGCGTGCCGCACCTCGAACCGCACTGCGGGCCACCGTCGTTGCGCGACGCTGATCACGTCCCGCTCGGCGGCACTCGCCCGTGCCGTGATCAGCCCGACCGTGCCGGGCAGGAACGGCAGCGGTCGCTTGAGGCGCGGATCGAACAGGCCCTCGGCCGTCAGCAGCGCCCGCAGTCGTTCGATACGGGCCAGCAGTTCACCGACACCGACCGCGCGGATCTCCGTCACCCGCAGCGACACGCTGCCGCGTCCGGTGTAGAACGACAGCTTCCCGAACACGACCACGCGGCTGCCCTCGGTGAGGGGGACGGGCGCGTCGCGCAGCAGTTGCGGCGAGCACGTCACCGACAGCGACATGTCCACCGACGGGTCCCGCAGCACCAGAAACGCGGTCCGGGTACCGGGGCGGGCGTTGATCTGCGTGAGCTGCCCCTCGACCCACACACTGCCGAGCCGGTCGATCCACTGCGACACCTTCGTCGACACCGTCCGCACCGGCCACGGCTGCTCCGCGGAACTGGGGGACGTCACTTGGCTTTCGCCGCGGTGATGCGGTTGGCCAGCATGGTCTGGAACGGTGCCCGTGCGGTGGTGCGCTCCTCGTACTCGAGCAGTGCGGTCAGGTCCTCGACCGACAGGGCCCGCAGCCGCGACCGCAACTGCGCGAGCGTGAGCGCGGCATAGTCGAGTTCCTCGGCGACGGCCGGGACCGGAACGTTCCCGCCGGTGGGCGTCTCGGTGCCGGACGGGGATTCGGTCCGGGCATCGGACGGTGACGTCGAGTACAACGCGAACCGGCCCGGCGTGGCCGGACGGGCGTCGGTGTCCGCAGCGTCCGTGGCGGAGGAGGTTTCGGGGGCCGGCTCGACATCCACCTCACCGTCGGCACGGTCGTCGTCGAACACCGCCCACGACGGCTTCTCCTCGGCCCGGTCGAACAGGCAGAACGCCTGATCACCCTTGATGGCGA from Prescottella sp. R16 includes these protein-coding regions:
- the xseA gene encoding exodeoxyribonuclease VII large subunit; translation: MTSPSSAEQPWPVRTVSTKVSQWIDRLGSVWVEGQLTQINARPGTRTAFLVLRDPSVDMSLSVTCSPQLLRDAPVPLTEGSRVVVFGKLSFYTGRGSVSLRVTEIRAVGVGELLARIERLRALLTAEGLFDPRLKRPLPFLPGTVGLITARASAAERDVISVAQRRWPAVRFEVRHATVQGPTAVPQIVAALEELDADPAVDVIVLARGGGSVEDLLPFSDETLCRAIVACTTPVVSAIGHEPDSPLSDHVADVRAATPTDAAKRVVPDAVAEQALVSELRERSAAALRNWVEREHHRVEQLRSRPVLADPLQSIDRRADEVERLRDAARRDVQRAIGAESTTVEHLRARLTTLGPAATLARGYAVVQKVLGDSKDAEPEVLRSVDDAPPGTQIRVRLADGAVRAAVMGREK
- a CDS encoding lipid droplet-associated protein; translated protein: MIRPPFMARVAAGMAITAYEEALKLPSTAVTFPMTAISQVLQTTMRVQQSMTALAIKGDQAFCLFDRAEEKPSWAVFDDDRADGEVDVEPAPETSSATDAADTDARPATPGRFALYSTSPSDARTESPSGTETPTGGNVPVPAVAEELDYAALTLAQLRSRLRALSVEDLTALLEYEERTTARAPFQTMLANRITAAKAK